One genomic segment of Pedobacter endophyticus includes these proteins:
- the hemF gene encoding oxygen-dependent coproporphyrinogen oxidase: protein MFKEEVAERYKVIQDEICRGLEIADGKGKFVEELWERDGGGGGRTRVMQNGAVIEKGGVNFSAVHGKLPDAVKKAFNVVEDDFFATGVSIVIHPNHPLVPIIHMNIRYFELNEETRWFGGGIDLTPHYVFENDARFFHHKLKQSCDEFDKDFYPKFKNHADDYFFIKHREETRGIGGIFYDRLKPENTNLSWEQILDFSVNIGETFLPIYTELIDRNRDREFTEAQKEWQYLRRSRYVEFNLVYDSGTKFGLETNGRIESILMSLPPQANWGYNIRPEIGTDEYQTQQFLKKGIKWV, encoded by the coding sequence ATGTTTAAAGAGGAAGTAGCAGAACGGTACAAGGTAATACAAGATGAAATTTGCCGCGGTTTGGAAATTGCCGACGGCAAAGGTAAGTTTGTTGAAGAGCTTTGGGAAAGAGACGGGGGCGGCGGCGGCCGTACACGTGTAATGCAAAACGGAGCGGTTATAGAAAAAGGTGGCGTTAATTTTTCTGCTGTTCATGGGAAGTTGCCCGATGCCGTAAAAAAGGCGTTTAACGTGGTGGAGGATGATTTCTTTGCCACCGGAGTTTCGATTGTTATTCATCCGAACCATCCGCTGGTGCCCATTATACATATGAATATTCGTTATTTCGAACTAAACGAAGAAACGCGATGGTTTGGCGGCGGAATTGATTTAACGCCGCATTATGTTTTTGAGAACGATGCCCGGTTTTTTCACCATAAGCTTAAACAATCGTGCGACGAGTTTGATAAAGACTTTTATCCAAAATTCAAAAATCACGCAGATGATTACTTTTTTATTAAGCACCGTGAGGAAACCCGCGGTATTGGTGGAATTTTTTACGACCGTTTAAAACCCGAAAACACAAACTTATCGTGGGAGCAGATTTTAGATTTTTCTGTCAACATTGGCGAAACGTTCCTGCCTATTTACACTGAATTGATTGATAGAAACAGGGACAGGGAATTTACTGAGGCGCAAAAGGAATGGCAATACCTCCGCCGAAGCCGCTATGTTGAGTTTAATCTGGTGTACGATTCGGGAACAAAGTTTGGCTTAGAAACGAATGGACGAATTGAATCTATTCTGATGAGTTTGCCACCACAGGCCAACTGGGGTTACAATATTCGTCCAGAAATAGGCACAGATGAATATCAAACCCAGCAATTTCTGAAAAAAGGAATTAAGTGGGTCTAA
- the lepA gene encoding translation elongation factor 4 → MKHIRNFCIIAHIDHGKSTLADRLLEYTATISQREAQAQLLDNMDLERERGITIKSHAIQMNYKVGDIEYNFNLIDTPGHVDFSYEVSRSIAACEGALLIVDASQGIQAQTISNLYLALEHDLEIIPILNKMDLPGAMPEEVKDQIIDLIGCKREDIIPASGKTGMGIPDIIQAIVDRVPAPVGDPEAPLQALIFDSVFNSFRGIIAYYKVVNGEIKKGDKVKFINTGKEYLADEVGILKLDMAPRNVVKTGDVGYIISGIKEAREVKVGDTITTVARPSLDAIQGFEEVKPMVFAGIYPVDTDEFEELREAMHKLQLNDASIVFEPESSAALGFGFRCGFLGMLHMEIIQERLEREFDMTVITTVPNVSYIAHTTKGDEITVNNPSDLPDPSKLDSVEEPYIKANIITKAEFVGPVMSLCIQKRGIIVNQSYLTSDRVELVFEMPMGEIVFDFYDKLKTISKGYASFDYHQTGYRKSDLVRLDMLLNDEPVDALSSLIHRSNAYDFGKKICEKLRELIPRQQFEIKIQASIGAKVIARETLSALRKDVTAKCYGGDISRKRKLLEKQKKGKKRMRQVGNVEIPQTAFMAVLKLD, encoded by the coding sequence ATGAAGCATATACGTAATTTTTGCATTATTGCACATATCGACCACGGCAAGAGTACGTTGGCTGATAGGTTATTAGAATATACAGCGACAATTTCGCAGCGTGAAGCGCAGGCGCAACTGCTCGATAATATGGATTTGGAGCGTGAGAGAGGCATAACCATTAAAAGTCATGCCATACAAATGAACTACAAAGTTGGAGATATAGAATATAACTTCAATTTAATTGATACACCAGGACACGTAGATTTTTCTTATGAAGTTTCGCGTTCTATTGCCGCTTGCGAGGGCGCTTTGCTCATCGTTGATGCATCGCAAGGCATTCAAGCTCAAACCATTTCCAACTTGTATCTGGCTTTAGAGCACGACCTTGAAATTATTCCGATTTTAAATAAAATGGATTTGCCGGGTGCGATGCCCGAGGAGGTAAAAGACCAGATTATCGACTTAATTGGCTGTAAACGTGAGGACATTATCCCCGCATCGGGCAAAACGGGCATGGGCATACCTGATATTATTCAGGCCATTGTTGATCGTGTTCCTGCTCCTGTTGGCGACCCAGAAGCGCCGTTACAAGCCTTAATTTTCGATTCTGTTTTTAACTCTTTTAGAGGGATTATCGCTTATTATAAAGTAGTAAACGGCGAGATTAAAAAAGGCGATAAGGTAAAATTTATTAACACAGGTAAAGAATATCTGGCCGATGAGGTTGGAATTTTGAAACTGGATATGGCGCCACGTAATGTGGTAAAAACCGGCGATGTAGGCTATATTATTTCGGGTATTAAAGAAGCCAGAGAAGTAAAGGTTGGCGATACGATTACGACTGTTGCGAGGCCATCGCTCGATGCTATTCAAGGTTTTGAAGAGGTGAAGCCAATGGTTTTCGCCGGGATTTACCCGGTAGATACCGATGAGTTTGAAGAGCTTAGAGAAGCAATGCATAAGCTGCAGCTGAACGATGCATCGATTGTTTTCGAACCGGAAAGCTCTGCCGCTCTGGGTTTTGGCTTCCGTTGCGGGTTTTTGGGCATGCTGCACATGGAAATTATTCAAGAGCGTTTAGAGCGTGAATTCGATATGACGGTAATTACCACCGTACCCAACGTATCGTACATTGCGCATACCACAAAAGGCGATGAAATTACGGTTAACAACCCTTCTGACTTGCCCGACCCGAGCAAACTGGATTCTGTTGAAGAACCCTATATAAAAGCAAACATCATTACAAAGGCCGAGTTTGTTGGCCCGGTAATGTCGTTATGTATTCAAAAACGCGGAATTATCGTTAACCAATCTTACCTAACATCTGACAGGGTAGAACTGGTTTTCGAAATGCCAATGGGCGAAATTGTATTCGATTTTTATGATAAATTGAAAACGATTTCAAAAGGTTATGCTTCTTTTGATTATCACCAAACAGGTTACCGAAAATCGGATCTTGTTCGTTTAGATATGTTGTTGAACGATGAGCCTGTTGATGCTTTATCTTCGTTAATTCACCGCAGCAATGCGTACGATTTCGGGAAAAAGATTTGCGAAAAACTGAGGGAGCTAATTCCCCGTCAGCAGTTTGAAATCAAGATACAGGCATCAATCGGCGCCAAAGTAATTGCCCGCGAAACGCTCAGCGCTTTGCGTAAAGATGTAACTGCCAAATGTTATGGTGGTGATATTTCTCGTAAACGTAAATTGTTAGAGAAACAGAAAAAAGGGAAGAAACGCATGCGCCAGGTTGGAAACGTAGAAATTCCGCAGACGGCATTTATGGCGGTTTTAAAATTAGATTAG
- a CDS encoding bifunctional 5,10-methylenetetrahydrofolate dehydrogenase/5,10-methenyltetrahydrofolate cyclohydrolase: protein MEILDGKYVSEKVKIQIAEEAAEFLSKTGRKPHLVAILVGNDGGSETYVASKMKNCEKVGLKSSLYRYDDSVTEAELLAKVEEINQDADVDGLIVQLPLPKHIDPEKVTETIDHRKDVDGFHPVNLGRMMRNLPCFIPATPYGILLMLQEYNIDTTGMHCVVVGRSNIVGSPMSILMARNASPGNCTVTLTHSRTKDLKEQVLQADIIIAAIGKKNFITADMVKPGAIIIDVGINRETSDKTKSGFKLYGDVDFDNVAPKASYITPVPGGVGLMTIVGLLKNTLASARKEIYS, encoded by the coding sequence ATGGAAATACTCGACGGTAAATACGTATCAGAAAAGGTTAAAATTCAGATTGCTGAAGAAGCGGCAGAATTTTTAAGCAAAACCGGCCGTAAGCCACACCTGGTTGCAATTTTAGTTGGCAACGATGGCGGAAGCGAAACTTATGTAGCCAGTAAAATGAAGAACTGTGAAAAAGTGGGTTTAAAATCTTCACTTTACAGATACGATGATTCGGTTACTGAAGCAGAGCTGTTGGCCAAAGTTGAAGAGATTAACCAAGACGCTGACGTTGACGGACTAATTGTACAATTGCCATTGCCCAAGCACATCGATCCTGAGAAAGTTACCGAGACAATTGACCATAGAAAAGATGTTGATGGCTTCCACCCGGTCAATCTGGGCAGGATGATGCGCAATTTACCCTGCTTTATTCCAGCAACACCTTACGGCATTTTACTCATGCTGCAAGAGTACAATATCGATACGACCGGAATGCATTGTGTGGTAGTTGGTAGAAGTAATATTGTGGGTAGCCCAATGAGTATTTTAATGGCTCGTAACGCAAGCCCAGGCAACTGTACGGTAACGCTTACGCACTCGCGAACAAAAGATTTAAAAGAGCAGGTTTTACAGGCAGATATTATCATCGCTGCAATTGGCAAAAAGAATTTTATCACCGCCGACATGGTTAAACCCGGGGCAATAATTATTGATGTAGGCATCAACCGCGAAACATCTGACAAAACTAAATCGGGCTTTAAGCTATACGGCGATGTCGATTTCGACAATGTTGCGCCAAAAGCATCGTACATAACCCCCGTACCGGGCGGAGTCGGGTTAATGACGATTGTTGGTTTACTAAAGAATACTTTGGCATCGGCAAGAAAAGAAATTTATTCTTGA
- a CDS encoding DUF6364 family protein — MDAKLTLSFNQEVVNKAKKYAADNNISLSRLIEHLLTQVTANNYKSLEDYPISDWVNMVAEGEVEYKKPSERPRKSSKDEFFSSKKP; from the coding sequence ATGGATGCGAAACTAACATTGAGCTTTAACCAGGAGGTGGTGAATAAAGCGAAAAAATACGCAGCGGATAACAACATCAGTCTTTCGCGTTTAATTGAGCATTTATTAACCCAGGTAACTGCAAATAACTATAAATCATTGGAAGATTATCCTATTTCTGATTGGGTAAATATGGTTGCTGAAGGCGAGGTAGAATATAAAAAACCTTCAGAACGACCGCGTAAATCATCAAAAGATGAATTCTTTTCTTCTAAAAAGCCATAA
- a CDS encoding PIN domain-containing protein gives MKIFLDANVLVSVLNKEYPLFTYSSRILSLASHSKFEIYTSPLCLAIAFYFAEKKHNSQLAKQKIDLLCQHINIAPNVSNDVFDTLANKAIHDFEDGLEYYAAQSAGCKHYYRRYRGLLFLGY, from the coding sequence ATGAAGATTTTCCTCGATGCCAACGTTCTCGTTTCTGTACTAAATAAGGAATATCCACTTTTTACTTATTCATCAAGGATTTTAAGCCTCGCATCGCATTCTAAATTTGAAATTTACACATCACCACTTTGCCTGGCTATTGCCTTCTATTTCGCCGAGAAAAAACATAACTCGCAACTCGCTAAGCAGAAGATCGATTTACTCTGCCAACACATCAACATTGCTCCAAATGTGTCAAACGATGTATTCGACACATTGGCAAACAAAGCTATTCACGATTTTGAAGATGGTCTAGAGTATTACGCAGCCCAATCTGCCGGCTGCAAACATTATTACAGAAGATATAGAGGACTTTTATTTCTCGGATATTGA
- a CDS encoding DUF1398 domain-containing protein, producing the protein MFTIEDIKKAESKIETGADFPAFIDEIKKIGVVRNDVYVSNGLSIYFDSEDNVQQDSPENYPVLVINEESSQEKLQHALKVHQQGESDYFTFCKQAADAGVEKWITDLNEMTCTYLDAEGNELVVEQVPTV; encoded by the coding sequence ATGTTTACGATAGAGGATATTAAAAAGGCAGAATCGAAAATTGAAACGGGCGCAGATTTCCCCGCATTTATTGATGAAATAAAGAAAATAGGGGTGGTGCGAAACGATGTGTACGTAAGTAATGGTTTGTCGATTTACTTTGATAGTGAAGACAATGTTCAGCAAGACAGTCCTGAAAATTATCCGGTATTGGTAATTAACGAAGAATCGTCGCAAGAGAAACTTCAACATGCTTTAAAAGTACATCAGCAGGGCGAAAGCGATTATTTTACGTTTTGCAAGCAGGCAGCAGATGCTGGAGTAGAGAAATGGATTACGGATTTAAACGAAATGACCTGTACCTATTTAGATGCCGAGGGAAATGAATTGGTGGTGGAGCAGGTGCCGACGGTTTAA
- a CDS encoding aldose epimerase family protein, whose protein sequence is MSVQQKPTGKFIDGEEVIAIELTNSKGTYVKIFNYGAIINKFIVKNAKGEHQDIVLGFDNFEQYLDAEYIAEGVYLGAVVGRYANRIKNGQFEIDGETYDLAKNNGNDTLHGGIVGFDKKVWEILEVDEEGNAVTLEYESIDGEEGFPGNLIVDLTFELTENDELILSYEAETDQPTAINLTHHGYFNLAPKGGNISSHEQQIFGSNYLEQDENYCVTGKVVPVAQTPLDFTSMKAIGKDWNPDEGYDQTFVLDKIYGDLSLASKTTEAESGLLLSVYTTEPVAHLYTAKYLKVKNGKGGIDYSAFGAFCVETQHHPNAINIPEFPTTILRPDELYTQTTIYKVSLNR, encoded by the coding sequence ATGAGCGTTCAGCAAAAACCAACAGGAAAATTTATCGATGGCGAAGAGGTAATCGCAATCGAACTAACCAATAGTAAAGGCACCTATGTAAAAATTTTTAATTATGGCGCCATTATTAACAAGTTTATTGTTAAAAATGCCAAAGGCGAGCATCAAGACATTGTGTTGGGTTTCGATAATTTTGAGCAATACCTTGATGCTGAGTATATTGCCGAAGGTGTTTATTTAGGCGCTGTTGTTGGTCGTTACGCCAACCGGATCAAGAACGGCCAGTTTGAAATTGACGGCGAAACCTACGATTTGGCCAAAAATAATGGCAACGATACCTTGCACGGCGGAATTGTGGGTTTTGATAAGAAAGTTTGGGAAATTTTAGAGGTTGATGAAGAAGGTAATGCGGTAACATTAGAATATGAAAGCATTGATGGGGAGGAGGGTTTTCCGGGTAATTTAATAGTTGATTTGACATTTGAGCTTACGGAGAACGACGAGCTTATTTTAAGTTACGAAGCTGAAACAGATCAGCCGACAGCAATAAACCTAACCCATCACGGCTATTTTAATTTGGCACCAAAGGGCGGAAATATAAGTAGCCACGAGCAACAGATTTTTGGCTCCAATTACCTTGAGCAAGATGAAAACTATTGTGTAACCGGAAAGGTTGTTCCCGTTGCGCAAACCCCGCTCGATTTTACGAGCATGAAGGCTATTGGCAAAGATTGGAACCCGGATGAGGGCTATGACCAGACTTTTGTACTGGATAAGATTTATGGTGACTTATCATTAGCAAGCAAAACAACTGAAGCAGAAAGTGGGTTGTTATTGAGCGTTTATACAACGGAGCCAGTGGCCCATTTGTACACAGCGAAATATTTGAAAGTAAAAAACGGTAAGGGTGGCATTGATTATAGTGCGTTCGGTGCTTTTTGTGTGGAGACACAGCATCATCCAAATGCAATTAACATCCCCGAATTTCCAACTACAATATTACGCCCTGACGAGTTGTACACGCAAACAACGATTTATAAAGTTTCATTAAACAGGTAA
- a CDS encoding galactokinase: MKFKLEEKFIEQYHQNAQAVYFTPGRVNLIGEHIDYNGGLVMPCAITLGTWVALATNNDNKFRFKSLNFDAYIEVEGNKYHEKADSVWANYPIGIINEFIKDGKEITGFDFLFYGDIPIGAGLSSSASIEIATAFALNDYLSLGYDNLELVKMAKRVENDFIGLNSGIMDQFAVAFGEKNKALVLDCETLKYKTVDIDLGNYILAIINTNKTRELADSKYNERVAECQAALKLLNAEITLNNLCELTAEKFALHSHLISDETLLNRATHVIKENDRVHLAAKALNNGSLEDFGRLMYASHQSLKELYEVSGDELDAVVDFCLGYEHVMAQE; this comes from the coding sequence ATGAAATTTAAACTAGAAGAGAAATTTATCGAACAATACCACCAAAATGCTCAGGCCGTATATTTTACACCCGGCAGAGTAAATTTGATTGGCGAACATATTGATTACAACGGCGGCCTGGTAATGCCATGCGCAATTACATTGGGCACCTGGGTAGCGCTGGCAACCAACAACGACAATAAATTTCGATTCAAAAGTTTAAATTTTGATGCATACATTGAGGTAGAAGGTAACAAATACCATGAAAAAGCTGATTCTGTATGGGCCAATTATCCTATCGGGATCATCAATGAGTTTATTAAGGATGGCAAGGAAATAACAGGTTTCGACTTTCTATTTTACGGTGATATTCCGATTGGAGCAGGCTTATCTTCGTCAGCATCGATAGAAATTGCAACTGCATTTGCCTTAAACGACTACTTAAGCCTTGGTTACGACAACCTTGAATTGGTAAAAATGGCTAAACGCGTAGAAAACGATTTCATTGGCCTTAACTCGGGCATTATGGATCAGTTTGCTGTTGCCTTTGGCGAAAAAAACAAAGCGCTGGTTTTGGATTGCGAAACGCTGAAATACAAAACCGTTGATATTGATTTGGGCAATTACATTTTGGCAATAATTAATACAAATAAAACACGGGAACTGGCAGACTCGAAGTACAATGAACGCGTTGCCGAATGCCAGGCGGCATTGAAATTATTAAACGCAGAAATTACATTGAACAACTTATGCGAACTTACAGCAGAAAAATTTGCATTGCACAGTCATTTGATTTCCGATGAAACGCTGTTGAACCGGGCAACCCATGTGATTAAGGAAAACGACCGCGTGCATTTGGCCGCAAAAGCCCTGAACAATGGATCTTTAGAAGATTTTGGCCGGCTAATGTACGCCTCGCATCAATCGCTGAAAGAACTTTACGAAGTTTCGGGCGATGAATTAGATGCGGTTGTAGATTTTTGCCTTGGCTACGAACACGTTATGGCGCAAGAATGA
- a CDS encoding RNA methyltransferase — translation MRKLKLDELNRPDIEEFKTQEKLPVVAVLDNVRSMHNVGSIFRTADGFALEKVVLCGITAQPPHREIEKTALGATQSVEWVHYADTIGAVNDLRTQGYEIIAIEQAENSTMLHTFKPDTSKKYALIFGNEVDGVSDEVMVKIDECIEIPQFGTKHSFNIVISAGIVFWDFFAKLRL, via the coding sequence ATGAGAAAATTAAAATTGGATGAATTAAATCGCCCGGATATTGAAGAGTTTAAAACACAAGAAAAGCTTCCCGTTGTAGCGGTTTTGGATAATGTTCGCAGTATGCACAACGTAGGTTCGATCTTTCGTACGGCAGACGGCTTTGCGCTAGAAAAGGTGGTATTATGTGGCATTACCGCGCAGCCTCCGCACCGCGAAATAGAGAAAACCGCATTAGGCGCCACACAATCTGTTGAGTGGGTACATTATGCAGATACCATCGGTGCGGTAAATGACTTAAGAACGCAAGGGTATGAAATTATCGCGATTGAACAAGCGGAAAATAGTACCATGCTTCATACCTTTAAGCCTGATACAAGCAAAAAATACGCACTGATTTTTGGCAATGAGGTAGACGGCGTAAGTGATGAAGTAATGGTGAAAATTGATGAGTGCATAGAGATACCGCAGTTCGGCACCAAGCACTCTTTCAACATTGTGATTTCTGCGGGAATAGTTTTCTGGGATTTCTTTGCAAAGCTGAGGTTGTAA
- a CDS encoding OmpA family protein, with protein sequence MNMKFTKSAMVVALLGLSSQLFAQETSTTSGRFGQQSFRTWSIGAHGGILSQNTFLGGGSVKADEFSSIGYGGFIKKQILPALGLQADYLRGKLKTADFEGSGIEQKTSINWSGSLTAVLNIANFSFNRENAVLIPYIKAGAGYMESDADLASTSIVNNAQGWFIPTGVGFKFGVSKGINIDLGYDINFVKSNSQAKGSYNEGRFSYSHIGLEFALGDKDKSQLQNYSAIADLRKRSAEESAELRRALSTAEQNAERDRAQYAKDLGDDDSDGVANKFDKCPGTPSGTVVDGSGCPLAAPKPQIIRETKTIVTEADRKVVKDAISNLEFDLGKSTIRSKSYATLNRVAALLVEKNFSLKLAGHTDDSGSDELNLRLSKDRAESVKAYLVSQGANASRIEAIGYGESQPIASNKTAQGRQENRRVEFTLY encoded by the coding sequence ATGAATATGAAATTTACAAAATCAGCGATGGTTGTAGCCTTACTAGGCTTATCATCGCAATTATTTGCCCAGGAAACATCAACTACATCTGGTAGATTTGGCCAACAATCATTTAGAACATGGAGCATTGGTGCGCACGGTGGTATTTTAAGCCAAAACACCTTTTTAGGTGGCGGAAGCGTTAAGGCCGACGAATTTAGCAGTATTGGATATGGTGGATTTATTAAAAAGCAAATTTTACCAGCTTTAGGTTTACAGGCTGATTATTTACGCGGAAAATTGAAAACAGCAGATTTCGAAGGAAGTGGTATTGAGCAAAAAACCAGCATCAACTGGTCAGGATCGTTAACCGCAGTATTAAACATTGCGAACTTCAGCTTCAACAGAGAAAATGCCGTTTTAATCCCTTACATTAAAGCCGGTGCAGGTTATATGGAGTCAGACGCAGATTTAGCATCAACTAGCATTGTTAATAACGCACAAGGCTGGTTTATTCCGACTGGAGTCGGATTTAAATTCGGTGTATCTAAAGGAATCAACATCGATTTAGGTTACGATATCAACTTTGTTAAGTCAAATTCGCAGGCTAAAGGCTCATACAATGAGGGCAGATTTTCTTATTCTCACATCGGGCTTGAGTTTGCCTTGGGTGACAAAGATAAATCGCAGTTACAAAACTATAGCGCTATTGCAGATTTACGCAAAAGAAGTGCAGAAGAAAGTGCCGAATTACGTAGGGCACTATCAACTGCTGAGCAAAATGCAGAAAGAGACAGAGCACAATATGCTAAAGACTTAGGCGATGATGATAGCGATGGTGTAGCAAACAAATTCGATAAATGCCCTGGAACTCCATCTGGTACTGTTGTAGATGGTTCTGGTTGTCCATTAGCTGCTCCAAAACCTCAAATTATCAGAGAAACCAAAACGATTGTTACTGAAGCAGATCGTAAAGTAGTTAAGGATGCAATCTCTAACTTAGAGTTCGATTTGGGTAAATCAACTATCCGTTCTAAATCATACGCTACTTTAAATCGTGTAGCTGCGTTATTAGTTGAGAAAAACTTCAGCTTAAAATTAGCAGGTCATACTGATGACAGCGGTTCTGATGAGTTAAACTTACGTTTATCTAAAGACAGAGCAGAATCTGTTAAAGCTTACTTAGTTTCGCAAGGTGCAAATGCATCAAGAATCGAAGCAATAGGTTATGGAGAATCTCAACCAATTGCAAGTAACAAAACTGCACAAGGTCGTCAAGAAAACCGTCGTGTAGAATTTACATTATACTAA
- a CDS encoding DEAD/DEAH box helicase — MSLDKLKLSKPLVAAMTDAGFLTPKEIQAKTMSRILGGQDVIAVGPEGAGKTTTYVLATLMKLKYAFEEAPRALILVPDAEHVDHVLEQFKLLNRNSTFRILGIDSRGAVETQMNEITDGCDIIVAVPDRARALYLKLALNTNKIQLFIVDNAELIVKKGLQLPVVELANSAYKSQHVVFTEVLHEKLNHMISPFMKDSAATIEVDEIGEKQAEVYPQMLYQVPNFRTKLNLLTLLLSDVEVFDKVVVFVNTRLTAQTVYKNFNHSKEGEISIYRSLFFDDKGYDDIEDFKQNPESRVLIVANENLDALNIDGISFILHFELPEQKETLIQRIVRKDDDEAIAITFSTDIELIEVRKIEQAIGQRMELMELPDELKIADVAPKAKKKSKDDAEDEEERGAAFHEKKASNLKNYNYSAGMKAKMTYKNKKGLT; from the coding sequence GTGTCATTAGATAAATTAAAACTTAGCAAACCACTTGTTGCCGCCATGACGGATGCCGGGTTTCTCACTCCAAAAGAGATTCAGGCCAAAACCATGTCGCGTATTTTAGGCGGTCAAGATGTAATAGCGGTAGGGCCCGAAGGAGCAGGAAAAACAACCACTTATGTTTTAGCTACTTTAATGAAATTGAAGTATGCGTTCGAGGAAGCACCCAGAGCGTTGATTTTAGTTCCCGATGCCGAGCACGTTGACCATGTTTTAGAACAATTTAAGCTGTTAAACCGAAACAGTACATTCAGGATTTTGGGCATTGACAGCCGCGGCGCTGTTGAAACACAAATGAATGAAATTACTGATGGTTGCGATATCATTGTAGCCGTTCCAGATCGGGCCCGTGCGCTATACTTAAAGCTGGCCTTAAATACCAATAAAATACAGTTGTTTATCGTCGATAATGCCGAGTTAATTGTTAAAAAAGGACTGCAACTGCCCGTTGTCGAACTGGCAAATAGCGCTTATAAATCGCAACACGTGGTGTTTACCGAGGTTTTGCACGAGAAGCTTAACCACATGATTTCACCTTTCATGAAAGACTCCGCCGCGACGATCGAAGTAGATGAAATTGGCGAAAAACAAGCGGAAGTTTATCCGCAAATGTTGTATCAGGTGCCTAATTTCCGAACAAAGCTCAATTTGTTAACCTTGTTGCTGAGCGATGTAGAGGTATTTGATAAGGTTGTCGTTTTCGTAAATACCCGGTTAACTGCCCAAACCGTTTATAAAAATTTCAATCATTCCAAAGAGGGAGAGATTAGCATTTACCGCTCGTTGTTTTTTGATGATAAAGGTTATGATGATATTGAAGATTTCAAGCAAAATCCCGAATCGAGGGTGTTGATTGTCGCCAATGAGAATCTTGATGCCTTGAACATAGATGGAATTTCGTTCATTCTTCATTTTGAATTGCCAGAACAAAAGGAAACTTTAATTCAACGGATTGTAAGGAAAGATGACGACGAGGCTATTGCCATTACTTTTTCGACGGATATTGAGTTAATTGAAGTGCGGAAGATTGAGCAGGCCATTGGCCAGCGCATGGAACTGATGGAACTTCCCGACGAATTGAAAATTGCAGATGTTGCTCCAAAAGCAAAGAAGAAAAGTAAAGACGACGCCGAGGATGAAGAAGAACGTGGTGCCGCTTTTCATGAGAAGAAAGCCAGCAACTTGAAAAACTACAATTATAGCGCTGGCATGAAAGCCAAAATGACGTATAAAAACAAAAAGGGGCTAACTTAA